In Hydractinia symbiolongicarpus strain clone_291-10 chromosome 4, HSymV2.1, whole genome shotgun sequence, the following proteins share a genomic window:
- the LOC130641502 gene encoding dnaJ homolog subfamily C member 13-like: MATQWGNEDIASFYTTKHSWRGKYKRVFSVGTKAVTTYNPATVEVTNQWSYQDFFGITPSSKTSNEFIIIVRKAKEGKKTVSMTFSTEHRAEVLTHALRMRSQFAESKNVKELRYNAYKHHWSDNRVPIILQITASSLDQVDPTTNKVICSYEYKDLEGLAEVSDYPGGFVVVHGGFSRLHLFSCEQKEEIVKKVIETAHTFIGLNIKRRKDPIDFNYFQTKRLGKYCDDESITSLTEFRVNKVTPRSQDPVNRIFSLSETCIVERDPATYQICSLQPLSNIFALFRSPENPQLFGIEYVRGFTRSYLCTDRDALLSSLMDGVRASGNQEIHVQMAPTKRGYRQCPYYQPCDEEVEAHHLRFLHQPPAKFFEAVARFNANISYSGLLHAVSQETLFAENKEKLIVQGISSLLANEYDVRSIPAEDLEAFFHALRRLVASKAGFEAFTTLPKFREKVGIKVVKALKRNDDGVTHAAIDMLAALMQPMHENYNLRQEQLNKASLLFSKTFLEDLLGLFNTHVTHGSGALVISALLDFLTFALCPPYSETTDGQQFDTLLEMVAGLGRCLFRLFTHPSIAIVKGAGMVMKAVIEEGDEEISAKMQDLALAEGALPKHLHTAMFTSVTTDNRLLTNRQLSRHLVALWVAGHPTTKTLLRRCMPLGMLNYLESEEEVPEAELDRINVRDNLKLAAEADNPKRKRNMQLMQLEKFLTHWKSRVEVKVGVKAKKEEKQEKPVVLRKRRQRVKIEDNWELFYYKFSTDHSTPLLIWNSKTRDELRDSLEAEMRAFNMDKDLSQNRLISWNHAEFEVQYQCLSDEIKIGDYYLRILLEEDESKNSPIVEPLNFFNDLYHRFLITPKPDMKAMCLQAMAKVYGKCHEEIGPFHDTRFIVGMLERSTDKLERDRLLLFLKELMKNKENVKQFIDGGGIRILVELLVLAHLHISRATVPMQTTMIEASLEMFRDYAEKEWYYGNVEKERTGPFSFPEMKEMYDQKILNPSTRCWAQGMDGWRSLSSVPQLKWSLCATGQPILNDSDLCITCLNMLISICKFYPNRDVDGAVVRPLPKAKRVLSDPSCLPHIVQLLLTFDPSIVEKVAALLTDVMVDNPVMPRLYMTGAFFFILMYTGSNVIPIGRFLQETHMKQAFRSEENIPKEMLQRSILGQILPEAMIWYLENYGCEKFAEIFLGEFETPEAIWSSEMRRMMIEKIASHISDFSPRLQSNVRALYQYCPIPAIQYPQLENELFCNIYYLKHLCDTQIYPDWPIKEPVKLLKDILDAWKDEVEKKPPTLSTEEAYEVLRLSKDTKHEDSVVRKAYFRMAQKYHPDKNPEGREIFEQVSKAYEFLCTKDSRSKTMGPDPKNIVLVLKAQSILFSRYKEVLQPYKYSGYPMLIKTIQMETSDKSLFGKETPLLPAAAELAYHTVNCSALNAEELRRENGIELLQEAYSRCVSVLTESTGPKDIQVPICTFITRCYAVSAQFEGCREKITEIPTIVSDLCRIMTFKNLTSLACVAAECICNFSVDFWLQTHLLQCGALWSLLQYLFNYDYTLEESGVETSQESNQQKTANNLAKLSVKALARMGGYLVGELATPENPAVKKSLAALLTPYVARKLSKDNQHEMLKLLNSNTENPYLIWDNSTRAELSDFLEKNQELRTRDQQDAAYGSEFVFSAHAKELIVGEIFVRVYNEQPSFPLEDPQKFGEALIDYLGSQAQYLHSLMALTASEIDTSKTGAHNARLEKIGLALEALRNVIKGNPGVETRCIGHFKLLFSLLRLTGAEKLQKLALEVVASVTGNGKCIANIADADVLAYLLLTLHTLPSSCVLVLDTLYALMSNTKVVKEAMNKGALVYLLDLFCNSTNPQVRSRTAELFAKMMSDKLIGPKVRIVLSKFLPSIFMDAMRDSPEASVQMFEANHENPELIWNDDAREKVSITTKELKHKHYQIQKDDPYATWRLPDNFVITLDDVVEEFVVGGVFLRLFVSQPNWVLRKPKEFMVSLMDKFISLTTKPNMNNEHLEMVTQAIVSFFNAQPPLLDQVPALGHIPQIFQVMASSNNSVPKYALQVIHVLANNELCVRSMAQTDGIRLMIVAMRSREDAMGLAAETLNRMFEKNHTELVAQALRVDLVKFLLTILDSPLTGVKNASGTKAQIVKALKAMLKDLNYGEQVNQILEASPIWSSFRDQKHDLFLSANTHAGYLTGPVGTAGYLTQGPSSSPAAMSRPPPIDKNDDLFS, encoded by the exons GTTTCTGATTATCCTGGTGGTTTTGTTGTTGTCCATGGTGGATTTAGTAGGCTG CATTTATTTTCATGtgaacaaaaagaagaaatcgTAAAGAAAGTTATTGAGACAGCACACACATTTATAGGACTTAACATCAA AAGAAGGAAAGACCCAATAGATTTTAAttactttcaaacaaaaagGCTTGGAAAATATTG TGATGATGAGTCAATAACATCATTGACCGAATTTAGAGTTAATAAAGTAACACCCCGAAGCCAG GATCCCGTAAATAGAATCTTTTCGCTGTCAGAAACATGTATTGTTGAACGTGATCCAGCTACTTACCAAATTTGTTCACTGCAGCCACTTAGTAAT ATATTTGCATTATTTCGTTCACCTGAGAATCCACAATTATTTGGTATTGAGTATGTTCGTGGTTTTACTCGTTCATATTTGTGCACAGATCGTGATGCACTCTTATCAAGTTTAATGGATGGTGTCCGTGCTAGTGGAAACCAAGAAATTCATGTACAAATGGCTCCAACAAAAAGAG GTTATCGTCAGTGCCCATATTACCAACCATGCGATGAAGAAGTTGAAGCTCATCATTTGCGATTTTTGCACCAACCCCCAGCAAAGTTTTTTGAAGCAGTTGCTCGATTTAACGCTAACATATCTTATAGTGGATTGCTTCATGCAGTGTCACAAGAAACTCTGTTTGCAGAAAACAAAGAGAAACTAATTGTGCAAGGCATTAGTTCATTATTGGCAAATGAAT ATGATGTTCGCAGTATTCCTGCTGAAGATTTGGAAGCATTCTTTCATGCACTGCGCAGATTAGTAGCATCCAAAGCTGGATTTGAAGCTTTTACCACACTTCCCAA GTTCCGTGAAAAGGTTGGCATTAAGGTGGTGAAAGCATTGAAACGAAATGATGATGGTGTCACTCATGCAGCTATTGATATGTTAGCTGCATTGATGCAG CCAATGCATGAAAACTACAATCTCCGTCAAGAACAGTTAAATAAAGCATCTCTactattttcaaaaacatttttagaagatCTGTTGGGACTGTTCAATACTCATGTG ACACATGGCTCTGGAGCACTGGTAATCAGTGCATTGTTAGATTTTCTTACATTTGCTTTATGTCCACCATACAG TGAAACAACAGATGGTCAGCAGTTTGATACTCTTTTAGAAATGGTAGCAG GGCTTGGCAGATGTTTGTTCAGGTTATTTACG CATCCATCAATTGCGATTGTTAAAGGGGCTGGAATGGTGATGAAAGCAGTGATTGAA GAAGGAGATGAAGAAATATCAGCAAAAATGCAAGACCTTGCATTAGCAGAAGGAGCTCTACCGAAACATTTACATACAGCTATGTTTACTTCTGTGACTACGGATAATCGACTTTTGACAAATAG ACAACTAAGTCGTCATTTGGTTGCATTGTGGGTAGCTGGTCATccaaccacaaaaacattattacGTCGATGCATG CCTTTAGGTATGTTGAATTATCTTGAGTCTGAGGAAGAAGTGCCAGAAGCTGAACTTGATCGTATAAACGTAAGGGACAACTTAAAATTAGCAGCAGAAGCTGATAATCCAAAACGAAAGAGAAATATGCAACTAATGCAACTGGAGAAATTCCTTACACATTGGAAATCACGTGTTGAAGTCAAAGTTGGAGTCAAAGCAAAGAAAGAG gaaaaacaagaaaaacctgTTGTGCTACGCAAGAGAAGACAAAGGGTAAAGATTGAAGATAATTGGGAGTTGTTTTACTATAA attTTCAACAGATCATTCAACACCATTGTTAATATGGAACTCAAAG ACTCGTGATGAATTACGAGATTCTTTGGAAGCAGAAATGAGAGCTTTTAATATGGATAAA GATTTGAGTCAAAATCGGTTGATATCGTGGAATCATGCTGAGTTTGAAGTACAATATCAGTGTTTGTCAGATGAAATCAAAATAG GCGATTATTATTTAAGAATATTATTGGAAGAGGATGAATCTAAGAATTCACCTATAGTCGAACC GTTGAACTTTTTCAATGATTTGTACCATCGGTTTTTAATCACGCCAAAACCAGATATGAAAGCAATGTGTTTGCAG GCAATGGCTAAAGTTTATGGTAAATGTCATGAAGAAATTGGACCTTTTCACGACACTAGATTTATTGTTGGTATGTTGGAGCGATCAACTGATAAATTAGAAAGAGATAGGTTATTACTGTTTTTGAAAGAGCTGATGAAGAACAAAGAAAATGTCAAGCAGTTTATTGATGGCGGAGGAATCAGAATTCTAGTGGAACTTTTAGTGTTGGCGCATCTACATATTTCCAGAGCAACAGTTCCAATGCAG ACCACAATGATAGAAGCATCTTTAGAAATGTTCAGAGATTATGCTGAAAAGGAATGGTATTATGGCaatgttgaaaaagaaagaacaggTCCTTTCAGCTTTCCTgag ATGAAAGAAATGTATGATCAAAAGATTTTAAATCCTTCAACCAGGTGCTGGGCACAAGGAATGGATGGATGGAGGTCACTCAGTtctgtcccacagttaaaatggTCTTTGTGCGCCACAGGCCAACCTATTTTAAACGACTCGGATCTTTGTATTACCTGCctaaatatgctgatatcaataTGCAAGTTTTACCcaaacag GGATGTTGATGGAGCTGTGGTTCGACCATTACCAAAAGCCAAAAGAGTGTTATCTGATCCATCGTGTTTGCCACATATCGTTCAA CTGCTTCTTACGTTTGATCCAAGTATTGTTGAAAAAGTTGCAGCATTGTTAACAGATGTTATGGTg gaCAATCCTGTTATGCCTCGGTTATACATGACTGGAGCATTTTTCTTCATTCTAATGTACACTGGATCTAATGTTATTCCTATTGGCAG ATTTCTTCAAGAAACACACATGAAACAAGCTTTTAGATCAGAAGAG AACATACCAAAAGAAATGCTGCAAAGGAGTATTTTGGGACAAATACTACCAGAAGCAATGATTTGGTACCTTGAAAATTATG GTTGTGAAAAATTTGCTGAGATATTCTTGGGTGAATTTGAAACTCCCGAAGCAATATGGAGTAGTGAGATGAGGCGTATGATGATTGAGAAAATTGCATCACACATTTCCGATTTTTCACCACGACTTCAAAGTAATGTTAGAGCTTTATATCAG TACTGTCCTATTCCAGCCATTCAGTATCCACAACttgaaaatgaattattttgcAACATATACTACTTGAAACATCTTTGCGACACACAGATATATCCAGACTGGCCAATCAAAGAACCA GTAAAactgttaaaagacatattggATGCTTGGAAAGAtgaagttgaaaaaaaaccACCCACACTTTCAACTGAAGAAGCTTATGAAGTTTTACGACTCAGCAAAGACACAAA acaTGAAGATAGTGTTGTCCGAAAGGCCTATTTTAGAATGGCACAGAAATACCATCCTGATAAAAATCCAGAAGGCAGA gaaatttttgAACAAGTTTCAAAGGCTTATGAATTTTTGTGCACCAAAGACTCTCGCTCTAAAACAATGGGACCTGATCCCAAAAATATTGTATTAGTACTGAAGGCACAAAGTATACTATTTAGCAGATATAAAGAAG TTCTCCAACCATATAAATATTCTGGTTATCCTATGCTCATCAAAACTATTCAAATGGAAACTAGTGATAAATCATTATTTGGCAAAGAAACACCACTATTACCAGCTGCTGCTGAGTTGGCCTACCATACTGTAAATTGCTCTGCTTTAAATGCTGAGGAGCTAAGAAGAGAAAATGGTATTGAG TTATTACAAGAAGCCTACTCCAGATGTGTGAGTGTGCTAACAGAATCAACCGGTCCAAAAGACATTCAAGTTCCTATCTGCACTTTTATCACACGTTGTTATGCTGTGTCAGCACAATTTGAAGGCTGTCgagaaaaaattactgaaattCCAACAATAGTCAGTGACTTATGCAGAATAATGACATTTAAG aaccTAACTTCGCTAGCCTGTGTAGCCGCAGAATGTATTTGTAATTTTTCTGTCGACTTCTGGTTGCAAACACATCTTTTGCAG TGTGGAGCTTTGTGGAGTTTGTTGCAGTATTTGTTTAACTATGATTACACCCTGGAGGAGAGTGGTGTTGAAACATCCCAAGAATCAAACCAGCAG aaaaCTGCAAACAATTTAGCTAAACTAAGTGTGAAAGCTCTTGCGAGGATGGGAGGATATCTtg ttGGCGAGCTAGCAACTCCTGAAAATCCTGCTGTTAAGAAATCTTTGGCTGCACTACTTACACCATATGTCGCTCGAAAATTGAGCAAAGATAACCAACACGAa atgttaAAACTGTTGAACTCAAACACAGAGAATCCATATCTTATCTGGGATAATTCTACTCGAGCAGAATTAAGTgactttttggaaaaaaatcaagAGCTCAGAACTAGA GACCAACAAGATGCTGCATACGGCTCAGAATTTGTTTTTTCTGCTCATGCCAAAGAATTGATTGTTGGAGAAATATTTGTACGCGTGTACAACGAACAACCATCTTTCCCTTTAGAG GATCCACAGAAATTTGGAGAAGCTTTAATTGACTATTTAGGATCACAAGCACAG TACTTGCATTCACTGATGGCATTGACCGCATCAGAAATCGATACCAGCAAAACAGGAGCACACAACGCTCGTTTGGAGAAGATAGGATTGGCTTTAGAAGCATTAAGAAATGTCATAAAGGGAAATCCAGGTGTAGAAACTCGATGTATAGGACATTTTAAATTGCTGTTTTCATTGCTACGCTTGACAGGTGCTGAAAAATTGCAGAAGCTGGCACTCGAG GTTGTTGCAAGTGTTACAGGCAATGGGAAGTGCATTGCTAACATTGCTGACGCAGATGTATTAGCGTATCTGTTATTAACCCTGCACACTTTACCTTCAA GTTGTGTGCTGGTATTGGACACACTGTATGCTCTCATGTCAAATACAAAAGTGGTGAAAGAAGCAATGAATAAAG GAGCATTAGTGTACCTCTTGGACTTATTTTGCAATTCCACCAATCCACAAGTACGATCTCGTACTGCAGAACTATTCGCCAAAATGATGTCTGATAAGCTGATTGGTCCGAAAGTGAGGATAGTGCTCTCCAAATTCCTACCCTCCATTTTTATGGACGCCATGAGGGATAGTCCTGAGGCTTCTGTGCAGATGTTCGAAG CTAACCATGAAAATCCTGAGTTAATATGGAACGATGACGCTCGAGAGAAGGTTTCGATAACCACCAAGGAATTGAAACACaa ACATTACCAAATTCAGAAAGATGATCCTTATGCGACCTGGAGA ttaCCAGATAATTTTGTCATCACACTCGATGATGTTGTGGAAGAATTTGTTGTGGGAGGTGTTTTTCTCCGTCTCTTTGTTTCACAACCAAATTGG GTGCTTAGGAAACCAAAAGAGTTCATGGTGTCTCTCATGGACAAATTTATTAGTCTTACAACTAAACCGAATATGAAT AACGAACATCTGGAGATGGTCACACAAGCTATAGTTTCATTTTTCAACGCACAACCTCCATTATTGGATCAG GTACCAGCATTGGGTCATATACCACAGATATTTCAAGTTATGGCTTCTAGTAACAACTCCGTACCCAAGTATGCACTTCAGGTTATACACGTGCTGGCTAATAACGAG CTCTGCGTTCGCTCGATGGCGCAGACAGATGGTATTCGGTTGATGATTGTCGCCATGCGTTCACGCGAAGACGCGATGGGTTTAGCAGCTGAAACACTGAATAGaatgtttgaaaaaaatcaTACAGAGCTCGTAGCCCAG GCTCTCCGCGTTGATCTGGTAAAGTTTTTGCTTACTATTTTGGACAGCCCTCTGACTGGTGTAAAAAATGCATCTGGAACGAAAGCTCAAATAGTAAAAGCGTTAAAAGCGATGTTGAAAGACTTGAATTATGGTGAACAG gTTAATCAAATCTTGGAAGCGTCACCAATTTGGTCATCATTTCGCGATCAGAAACATGACCTTTTTCTGTCTGCGAACACTCATGCTGGTTATTTAACGGGGCCTGTTGGCACGGCTGGTTATTTAACGCAAGGTCCGAGCTCATCACCTGCAGCCATGTCTAGACCTCCACCGATTGATAAGAATGATGATTTATTTAGTTGA